The Desulfuromonas versatilis genome has a segment encoding these proteins:
- a CDS encoding Na+/H+ antiporter NhaC family protein: MRNNPGSMDQSLPSALALLPLLLFLAIFLGSGIYYHLQGTEFAFYQIQAPVAALPALVLAFALSRRSLHDSVETFLRGAGHETIMAMCMIYLLAGAFSAVAGATGGVEATVALALRVIPESLLLPGLFLVGAFISTAMGTSMGTIAALAPIALGVAETAGLSLPLAAGTVLGGAMFGDNLSIISDTTIAATRSQGCRMRDKFAVNFFIALPAAVVVLLTLWLFSGGSEIPEMETLQPLKVLPYVVILIMALAGFNVFAVLPAGILLAGLIGMLTVDGYGITSLAGDIWTGFTKMQEIFILSLMIGGLGALMKEQGGLAFLVHKVEAVIRRCSRGGDNRAIAEGGIAGVVALTNLCTANNTVAIIVSGDVARDLARRNGVSPRHAASTLDIFACVIQGVIPYGAQILLVSSVMELSPLQVMGKVYYCFLLALAGVVAIMVRAARARA; encoded by the coding sequence ATGAGAAATAATCCCGGGTCCATGGACCAATCGCTGCCCAGCGCCCTGGCGCTGCTTCCGTTGCTTCTCTTTCTCGCCATTTTCCTCGGCAGCGGTATCTACTACCACCTGCAGGGGACCGAATTTGCCTTTTACCAGATTCAGGCCCCAGTGGCCGCCCTGCCTGCCCTGGTGCTGGCCTTTGCGCTTTCCCGCCGCTCGCTGCACGACAGTGTCGAAACCTTTCTGCGCGGAGCCGGCCATGAAACCATCATGGCCATGTGCATGATCTACCTGCTGGCGGGCGCTTTCAGCGCGGTAGCCGGCGCTACCGGAGGAGTCGAGGCCACCGTCGCCCTGGCGCTGCGGGTGATCCCCGAGAGCCTGCTGCTGCCCGGCCTGTTTCTGGTCGGCGCGTTCATCTCCACCGCCATGGGCACCTCCATGGGGACCATCGCTGCGCTGGCACCCATTGCCCTGGGAGTCGCGGAAACCGCGGGACTTTCCCTGCCCCTGGCGGCGGGGACCGTGCTCGGCGGCGCCATGTTCGGGGACAATCTTTCCATAATCTCCGACACCACCATCGCCGCCACGCGCTCCCAAGGCTGCCGCATGCGCGACAAGTTCGCCGTCAACTTTTTCATCGCACTGCCCGCCGCGGTGGTTGTGCTGCTCACCCTCTGGCTTTTCTCCGGGGGCTCGGAGATCCCGGAGATGGAGACCCTGCAGCCCCTCAAGGTGCTCCCCTATGTCGTTATTTTGATCATGGCCCTCGCCGGCTTTAACGTCTTTGCGGTGCTGCCGGCCGGTATCCTGCTCGCCGGTCTGATCGGCATGCTGACCGTCGACGGCTACGGCATCACCAGCCTGGCCGGGGATATCTGGACCGGTTTCACCAAAATGCAGGAGATCTTCATCCTCTCCCTCATGATCGGCGGTCTCGGTGCCCTGATGAAGGAGCAGGGCGGGCTCGCTTTCCTGGTCCATAAGGTCGAGGCTGTTATCCGCCGCTGCTCCCGCGGGGGCGACAACCGGGCCATCGCGGAAGGGGGGATCGCCGGAGTCGTTGCCCTGACCAATCTCTGCACCGCCAACAACACCGTGGCGATCATCGTCAGCGGCGACGTGGCCCGCGACCTCGCCAGGCGCAATGGGGTTTCCCCGCGCCACGCCGCCAGCACCCTCGACATCTTTGCCTGCGTCATCCAGGGGGTGATCCCCTACGGTGCCCAGATCCTGCTGGTTTCTTCGGTCATGGAGCTCAGCCCCCTGCAGGTCATGGGCAAGGTCTATTACTGTTTCCTGCTCGCCCTGGCCGGGGTGGTTGCGATCATGGTCAGGGCAGCCCGCGCCCGCGCCTGA
- a CDS encoding endonuclease/exonuclease/phosphatase family protein, translated as MRFILYNIRYATGRRAHDYFRPSRKNLGRITSFLREQEPDLVGLIEVDQGSYRSGGKNQAELIAQELGHYHAHSVKYGEASLWRNIPVLSKQGNAFLARDKIRGTTFHFFEQGMKRLVLELELDHVVVFLVHLALGSRVRHQQLGALYNLVKKTRKPHLVAGDFNALWGEEEIELFLAASGLQNANHRRLPTFPSHRPQRHLDFVLYSRGISVRDIQVPQVLYSDHLPLVVDLDVEVGREKRRWPRFGRKRGSAA; from the coding sequence ATGCGATTTATCCTCTACAACATCCGCTACGCAACGGGGCGCAGGGCGCACGACTATTTCCGCCCCTCGCGCAAGAACCTGGGGCGGATCACCTCGTTTCTGCGCGAACAGGAACCCGACCTGGTGGGGCTGATCGAGGTGGACCAGGGATCGTACCGGAGCGGCGGGAAAAACCAGGCTGAGTTGATCGCGCAAGAGCTGGGGCACTACCATGCCCATTCGGTCAAGTACGGCGAGGCCTCGTTGTGGCGCAACATCCCGGTGCTGAGCAAACAGGGCAACGCGTTTCTGGCCCGGGACAAGATCCGCGGGACGACCTTCCATTTCTTCGAGCAGGGGATGAAACGGCTGGTTCTCGAGCTCGAACTCGACCACGTGGTGGTCTTCCTGGTGCATCTGGCGCTCGGCTCCCGAGTGCGCCACCAGCAGCTCGGCGCCCTGTACAACCTGGTGAAGAAGACCAGGAAGCCCCACCTGGTGGCCGGGGACTTCAACGCGCTCTGGGGCGAGGAGGAGATCGAGCTGTTTCTCGCCGCCAGCGGCCTGCAGAACGCCAACCATCGGCGGCTGCCGACCTTTCCGAGCCACAGGCCCCAGCGGCACCTGGATTTCGTCCTCTACAGCAGGGGGATCAGCGTCCGCGACATCCAGGTACCGCAGGTACTCTACTCGGACCACCTGCCCCTGGTGGTCGACCTGGACGTCGAGGTCGGCAGGGAAAAACGCAGGTGGCCACGCTTCGGAAGGAAAAGGGGTTCCGCCGCCTGA
- a CDS encoding tetrathionate reductase family octaheme c-type cytochrome: MKYLQIVSLLAVLIAGPALAASHQDRIKGPIAEPQEVTRQCLQCHESEARDFMKTSHWNWGLVQEVDGKQVERGKKNALNNYCTSVAGNEQFCAKCHAGYGLTDVDSYDFKNPENVDCLVCHDTTGTYVKGTNLAGYPIEKVDLLYVAANVGRPNRDNCGQCHFYGGGGDAVKHGDLDSSMAYPDRNTDVHMNVEGNDFACVDCHATNNHQISGNSLGVSPGGRLHIACTGCHEGEIHSQSRINAHLDSVACQTCHIPTFATNLATKIWWDWSKAGEERQFDEKDEYGHHTYVKKKGEMKYAKNVVPEYHWYNGTAEGYQRGEQIDPEQVVRLAYPLGDRGDQEARIHPFKVMRGKQIYDTRFKNLITAKVANDGGYWVDFDWDKAARLGSKAAGLPYSGEYGFVETEMHWRINHMVVPKQQALGCLDCHGDNGRLDWQKLGYPGDPMSNPDWARSH; the protein is encoded by the coding sequence ATGAAGTATCTGCAGATTGTTTCGCTGTTGGCAGTCCTGATAGCCGGGCCGGCGCTGGCCGCCAGCCACCAGGACCGGATCAAGGGACCGATTGCCGAGCCCCAGGAGGTCACCCGCCAATGCCTCCAGTGCCACGAGTCGGAAGCCAGGGATTTCATGAAGACCTCGCACTGGAACTGGGGCCTTGTGCAGGAGGTCGACGGCAAGCAGGTAGAGCGCGGCAAAAAGAACGCCCTCAACAACTATTGCACCTCGGTGGCCGGCAACGAGCAGTTCTGCGCCAAGTGCCACGCCGGCTACGGCCTGACCGATGTCGACAGCTACGACTTCAAGAACCCCGAGAACGTCGATTGCCTGGTCTGCCACGACACCACGGGCACCTACGTCAAGGGGACCAACCTGGCCGGCTACCCGATCGAGAAGGTGGACCTGCTGTACGTGGCGGCCAATGTCGGCAGGCCCAACCGCGACAACTGCGGCCAGTGCCACTTTTACGGCGGCGGCGGCGACGCCGTCAAGCACGGCGATCTCGACTCCTCCATGGCCTATCCGGACCGCAACACCGACGTCCACATGAACGTCGAGGGCAACGATTTCGCCTGCGTCGATTGCCACGCCACGAATAATCACCAGATTTCCGGCAACTCCCTCGGTGTTTCACCGGGAGGCCGCCTGCACATCGCCTGCACCGGTTGCCACGAGGGCGAGATCCACTCCCAGAGTCGCATCAACGCCCATCTCGATAGCGTCGCCTGCCAGACCTGCCACATTCCGACCTTTGCCACCAACCTGGCCACCAAGATCTGGTGGGACTGGTCCAAGGCCGGCGAAGAGCGCCAGTTCGACGAAAAGGACGAGTACGGGCATCATACCTACGTGAAGAAGAAGGGCGAGATGAAGTACGCCAAGAACGTGGTTCCCGAATACCACTGGTATAATGGTACCGCCGAGGGCTACCAGAGGGGCGAGCAGATCGACCCGGAGCAGGTGGTGCGGCTGGCCTATCCCCTGGGAGACCGGGGCGACCAGGAGGCCCGGATCCACCCCTTCAAGGTCATGCGCGGCAAGCAGATCTACGACACCCGCTTCAAGAACCTGATCACCGCCAAGGTAGCCAACGACGGCGGCTACTGGGTCGATTTCGATTGGGACAAGGCGGCCCGCCTCGGCAGCAAGGCTGCCGGGCTGCCTTACAGCGGCGAGTACGGGTTCGTCGAGACGGAGATGCACTGGCGCATCAACCACATGGTGGTCCCCAAGCAGCAGGCGTTGGGCTGCCTGGACTGCCATGGTGACAACGGCCGCCTGGACTGGCAAAAACTCGGCTACCCCGGAGACCCCATGAGCAACCCGGACTGGGCCCGCAGCCATTGA
- a CDS encoding LysE family translocator, producing MAILLAVAGLWAVAVVTPGPNALVVARIAMAETFAGAWFATLGICSGTICWGAAGFFGISLLFTCAPWLYLGLKVCGGAYLVFLGIRSLAAARRGCAQLDGESLRRRTAPGDAWRLGLVTNLTNPKTAAFVGSLFAASLPPDPPLWVGLLCIGLMAAISLAWYSLLAWLLSGRRCATAYARGRHWIERCAGLIFIAFGLRLASGR from the coding sequence ATGGCCATCCTGCTGGCCGTTGCCGGCCTCTGGGCGGTGGCGGTGGTTACCCCCGGCCCCAACGCCCTGGTCGTGGCGCGCATCGCCATGGCCGAAACCTTCGCCGGCGCCTGGTTCGCCACCCTGGGGATCTGCAGCGGCACAATCTGCTGGGGGGCGGCCGGTTTTTTCGGCATCAGCCTGCTGTTCACCTGCGCTCCCTGGCTGTATCTGGGGCTGAAGGTCTGCGGCGGCGCCTATCTGGTTTTTCTCGGCATCAGATCCCTGGCCGCAGCCCGCCGCGGCTGCGCCCAACTGGATGGAGAGAGCCTCCGCCGGCGGACCGCCCCCGGCGACGCCTGGAGGCTCGGCCTGGTCACCAACCTCACCAACCCCAAGACGGCCGCCTTCGTCGGCAGCCTGTTCGCCGCCTCGCTGCCGCCCGACCCTCCGCTCTGGGTCGGCCTGCTCTGCATAGGCCTGATGGCGGCGATCTCCCTGGCCTGGTATTCTCTGCTCGCCTGGCTGCTCTCGGGCCGCCGCTGCGCTACCGCCTATGCCCGCGGCCGGCACTGGATCGAACGCTGCGCGGGGCTCATCTTCATCGCCTTCGGCCTGCGCCTGGCGAGCGGCCGCTGA
- a CDS encoding cold-shock protein, which yields MAEGTVKWFNDAKGFGFIEQDNGPDVFVHFSQIQGDGFKSLAEGDRVSFDVTQGQKGPQSSNVRRLK from the coding sequence ATGGCAGAAGGTACCGTAAAGTGGTTTAACGACGCAAAGGGTTTTGGTTTCATCGAGCAGGACAATGGGCCCGACGTTTTCGTTCATTTTTCCCAGATTCAGGGCGACGGCTTTAAATCTCTCGCCGAGGGCGACCGGGTGTCTTTTGATGTCACCCAGGGCCAGAAGGGCCCCCAGTCGTCCAATGTTCGCCGACTGAAGTAA
- a CDS encoding amino acid ABC transporter ATP-binding protein — protein sequence MTKEPMIRLRNLSKSFGDNQVLKGIDLDVARSEVLVLIGPSGSGKSTLLRCVNNLESPTGGEVIVDGERVNRTDLSPRAFQKHLNRVRTHMGMVFQHFNLFPHKTVLENILEAPTQVLGRRREEVTVEALELLDKVGLKEKRDSYPAQLSGGQQQRVAIARALAMKPSVMLFDEVTSALDPELVGEVLRVMEGLAAEGMTMIVVTHEMGFAERVANRVVFMADGHIMEQGPPKEIFRNPREERTQRFLADVLK from the coding sequence ATGACCAAGGAACCGATGATCCGCCTGCGCAACCTGAGCAAGAGCTTCGGGGATAACCAGGTGCTCAAGGGGATCGATCTCGACGTGGCGCGCAGCGAGGTCCTGGTGCTGATCGGCCCGAGCGGGTCGGGCAAGAGCACCCTGCTGCGCTGCGTCAATAACCTGGAAAGCCCAACGGGGGGGGAAGTCATCGTGGACGGCGAACGGGTCAATCGCACCGATCTCTCACCGCGAGCCTTTCAGAAGCACCTCAACCGCGTCCGGACCCACATGGGGATGGTTTTTCAGCACTTCAACCTCTTCCCGCACAAAACGGTGCTGGAGAACATTCTCGAGGCCCCGACCCAGGTGCTGGGCAGAAGACGCGAAGAGGTTACCGTGGAGGCTTTGGAACTGCTCGACAAGGTGGGACTGAAGGAGAAGCGCGACAGCTACCCGGCGCAGCTATCCGGCGGGCAGCAGCAGCGGGTGGCCATCGCCCGGGCGCTGGCGATGAAGCCCTCGGTGATGCTTTTCGACGAGGTGACCAGCGCCCTAGATCCCGAGCTGGTGGGGGAGGTGCTGCGGGTCATGGAGGGTCTGGCCGCCGAGGGGATGACCATGATCGTGGTGACCCACGAGATGGGGTTTGCCGAGCGGGTGGCCAACCGGGTGGTATTCATGGCCGACGGCCACATCATGGAGCAGGGGCCGCCGAAAGAGATTTTCCGCAACCCCCGCGAGGAGCGTACCCAGCGGTTTCTCGCCGATGTCCTCAAGTAA
- a CDS encoding amino acid ABC transporter permease, producing the protein MLDWDVISHYFPFLVKGAMLTLEISVISLVLGLIFGLVAALCILSANPLLHWPGRFYVWVIRSTPLLVQLFIIYFGLPQFMVDLSPFWAGVLGLALNTGAYNAETIRGGILAVPKGQREAARSLGMSEALTMRRIILPQALRLIIPPLGNNFVILIKDTSLVSTITLVELTLTAQRLISSTFKPFEMYLMAAFLYAVLTTCASLALRQVERRTTWGHA; encoded by the coding sequence ATGCTCGACTGGGATGTCATTAGCCACTATTTCCCTTTCCTTGTAAAAGGGGCGATGCTGACCCTCGAGATTTCAGTGATCTCCCTCGTTCTCGGGTTGATATTCGGCCTGGTGGCCGCCCTGTGCATCCTCTCCGCCAACCCTCTGCTGCACTGGCCGGGCCGCTTCTATGTCTGGGTCATCCGTTCGACCCCCTTGCTGGTGCAGCTGTTCATCATCTACTTCGGCCTGCCCCAGTTCATGGTCGATCTCAGTCCCTTCTGGGCCGGGGTTCTGGGCCTGGCCCTGAACACCGGTGCCTACAATGCCGAGACGATCCGCGGCGGGATTCTCGCCGTGCCCAAAGGGCAGCGTGAGGCCGCGCGCTCGCTTGGCATGAGCGAGGCCCTGACCATGCGCCGTATCATCCTGCCGCAGGCGCTGCGGCTGATCATTCCGCCGCTGGGGAACAATTTCGTCATCCTCATCAAGGACACGTCGCTGGTCTCCACCATCACCCTGGTCGAACTCACCCTGACCGCCCAGCGGCTGATCAGCTCCACCTTCAAACCCTTCGAGATGTATCTGATGGCGGCTTTCCTTTACGCAGTTCTGACCACCTGCGCCTCCCTGGCGTTGCGTCAGGTCGAGCGGCGCACCACCTGGGGGCATGCATGA
- a CDS encoding ABC transporter substrate-binding protein, which produces MYRAAVSTLFVAVFFMIATPCAADELDQIRKAGEISFSMSGQYPPFNFVNENNELAGFDVELCSEIARRIGVKPAPLTTAWDGIIAGLLAAKYDLICGSMAITEERLKAIDFSDPYYRSGAQLFVPKKSEVDSAQQLNGKKVGVTLGTTFEEWVRTNLPGVDVRTYKGVPDMILEVANGRIDGFITDRIVGAMAIDEKNAPIKLAGPLLYEEKMGIALAKDNPGLRSAINEALASMQNDGSYHDISMKWLKIDAR; this is translated from the coding sequence ATGTACAGAGCTGCGGTGTCCACCCTGTTTGTTGCCGTGTTTTTCATGATCGCCACCCCCTGTGCCGCCGATGAGCTTGACCAGATCCGCAAGGCGGGTGAAATCAGCTTTTCCATGAGCGGGCAATACCCCCCTTTCAATTTCGTCAATGAGAACAACGAGCTGGCAGGCTTCGACGTGGAGCTCTGCAGCGAGATCGCCCGCCGCATCGGCGTTAAACCCGCCCCTCTGACCACAGCCTGGGACGGCATCATCGCCGGTCTGCTGGCCGCCAAGTACGATCTGATCTGCGGCAGCATGGCGATCACCGAGGAACGCCTGAAGGCCATCGATTTTTCCGACCCCTACTATCGCTCCGGCGCCCAGCTGTTCGTGCCCAAAAAATCCGAGGTGGATTCGGCGCAGCAGCTCAACGGGAAAAAAGTCGGCGTGACCCTGGGTACCACTTTTGAAGAGTGGGTGCGGACCAATCTGCCCGGTGTGGATGTGCGTACCTACAAAGGTGTCCCCGACATGATCCTTGAAGTAGCCAACGGCCGCATTGACGGCTTCATCACCGACCGCATCGTCGGCGCCATGGCGATCGACGAGAAAAACGCCCCGATTAAACTGGCCGGTCCCCTGCTGTACGAAGAGAAGATGGGCATCGCGCTCGCCAAGGACAATCCCGGCCTGCGCAGCGCCATCAACGAGGCCCTCGCCTCCATGCAGAACGACGGCTCCTACCATGACATCAGCATGAAGTGGCTGAAGATCGACGCACGCTGA
- a CDS encoding acetyl-CoA C-acetyltransferase: protein MQDVVIAGYLRTACSKVKPGDPGKDWFHALRADDLLAEVVPQLLQRHGIEGSEVDDFLVGSALGVSEQWTFGGRTPVFLANLPAKVPAKFIDQQCGSSMAAIHTGFLEIAAGYADLVLAAGMEHMGRVPVGPTLFDQGTISVNPRLYREERFGHWDMSTTMHMGFTAEKLCSESGFGREALDRWAVRSHQRAAKAQQEGFLADEILPIEARQASGEVMTVCRDQGVRENAQPEDLAKLAPVFRPDGLITAGNASPLNAGAGALLLMSRARAESRQLEPLATIRAIGFAGVDPTLMGAGPIPAVRMALKKAGLEAADIDYWEINEAFSIVVLNAIRQLKIDPERVNVNGGAIAIGHPLGATGIRLVGTLARTLQRNGARLGCAAACIGGGQGIATIIERTN, encoded by the coding sequence ATGCAGGATGTGGTAATTGCCGGGTATCTGCGAACCGCCTGCTCCAAGGTCAAGCCCGGAGACCCGGGCAAGGACTGGTTCCATGCGCTACGTGCCGATGACCTGCTGGCCGAGGTGGTTCCGCAGTTGCTGCAACGACACGGGATCGAGGGGAGCGAGGTGGACGACTTTCTCGTCGGTTCGGCGCTCGGAGTGAGCGAGCAGTGGACCTTCGGCGGCCGCACCCCAGTTTTCCTCGCCAATCTGCCGGCCAAGGTGCCGGCCAAGTTCATCGATCAGCAGTGCGGCTCCAGCATGGCGGCGATCCATACCGGGTTTCTGGAGATTGCCGCCGGCTATGCCGACCTGGTTTTGGCCGCCGGCATGGAACACATGGGGCGGGTCCCCGTCGGACCGACCCTGTTCGACCAAGGGACGATTTCCGTCAATCCACGCCTGTACCGGGAGGAGCGCTTCGGCCATTGGGACATGTCAACCACCATGCACATGGGCTTCACCGCCGAAAAGCTCTGCAGCGAAAGCGGCTTCGGTCGTGAAGCTCTCGACCGGTGGGCCGTCCGTTCTCACCAGCGGGCGGCAAAGGCACAGCAGGAGGGGTTTCTGGCCGACGAGATTCTGCCGATCGAGGCCCGACAGGCGAGCGGAGAGGTGATGACCGTCTGCCGGGACCAGGGGGTTCGCGAGAACGCCCAGCCGGAAGATCTGGCCAAACTGGCCCCGGTCTTTCGCCCCGACGGCCTGATCACCGCCGGCAATGCCTCGCCCCTGAACGCCGGGGCCGGCGCCCTGCTGCTGATGTCCCGGGCGCGCGCTGAGAGCAGGCAGCTCGAGCCTCTCGCCACCATCCGCGCCATCGGCTTTGCTGGCGTCGACCCCACCCTGATGGGAGCAGGCCCCATCCCTGCGGTGCGTATGGCGCTGAAGAAGGCCGGCCTGGAAGCCGCCGACATCGATTACTGGGAGATCAACGAGGCCTTCAGCATCGTCGTGCTCAACGCCATCCGGCAGCTGAAAATTGACCCCGAGCGGGTCAACGTCAACGGTGGTGCTATCGCCATCGGCCACCCCCTCGGGGCCACCGGCATTCGCCTGGTGGGCACCCTGGCCCGCACCCTCCAGCGCAACGGGGCCCGCCTCGGCTGCGCCGCGGCCTGCATCGGCGGCGGTCAGGGGATCGCGACCATTATTGAAAGAACGAACTGA
- a CDS encoding ArgE/DapE family deacylase, with amino-acid sequence MTTAEQRILATVDALADEIIDFSARLVSEPSTLGNEASALRVMEDELVRLGLPPERVPIDPAVLAEHPGFAPVPWSYQGRYNLVAARPADGQGGRSALFNGHLDVVSPAPVDFWETDPFTPVIRDGWLYGRGAGDMKGGVAAMSYALHAVERAGFGLRAPVTLEAVIEEECCGNGALACREAGYDADAVLIPEPFGPTLYTAQVGVLWFKVRMRGVSCHVQATAAGANAIEKSYPIIASLRRLEEAMNAEERPAAYRAIQHPLNLNIGIFNGGDWPSTVPAAAEFHGRLSFFPGTPYPEVCERIRAAVAEAAHSDPWLADNPPVVEFYGFRSEGHTLSRELPALATLNGCHRSLIGQDAETYISTCTTDLRAFHFFGKGVGTCYGPVAENIHGANERVNIDSILQVARAYALFLARWCHLAE; translated from the coding sequence ATGACCACCGCGGAACAACGCATCCTGGCGACCGTCGACGCCCTGGCCGATGAGATCATCGATTTTTCCGCCCGACTGGTGAGCGAACCCAGCACCCTGGGGAACGAGGCGTCCGCCCTGCGGGTCATGGAAGATGAGCTGGTCCGGCTCGGCCTGCCGCCGGAGCGGGTGCCCATCGATCCGGCGGTTCTCGCCGAGCATCCCGGTTTCGCCCCGGTCCCCTGGAGCTACCAGGGACGCTACAATCTGGTCGCGGCGCGGCCGGCGGATGGCCAGGGTGGGCGCAGCGCCCTGTTCAACGGACATCTGGACGTGGTGAGCCCGGCGCCGGTGGACTTCTGGGAGACCGACCCCTTTACGCCCGTCATTCGTGACGGCTGGCTGTACGGGCGCGGAGCCGGAGACATGAAGGGCGGGGTGGCAGCCATGAGCTACGCCCTGCACGCCGTGGAAAGAGCCGGTTTCGGCCTGCGCGCGCCGGTGACCCTGGAGGCGGTCATCGAGGAGGAGTGCTGCGGCAACGGGGCGCTGGCCTGCCGGGAAGCGGGCTACGACGCCGATGCGGTCCTCATCCCCGAACCCTTCGGGCCGACCCTCTACACCGCCCAGGTCGGAGTACTCTGGTTCAAGGTCCGCATGCGCGGGGTCTCCTGCCACGTCCAGGCCACCGCGGCGGGGGCCAACGCCATTGAAAAGAGCTATCCCATCATTGCCTCCCTGCGCCGCCTGGAGGAGGCGATGAACGCGGAGGAGCGCCCCGCCGCCTACCGCGCCATCCAGCATCCGCTCAACCTGAACATCGGCATCTTCAACGGGGGCGACTGGCCCTCCACCGTCCCGGCCGCCGCCGAATTCCACGGCCGGCTCTCCTTTTTTCCCGGCACCCCCTACCCGGAGGTCTGCGAGCGCATCCGGGCCGCGGTGGCCGAGGCGGCGCATAGCGACCCCTGGCTGGCGGACAATCCGCCCGTGGTGGAATTCTACGGCTTCCGCTCCGAGGGGCATACGCTCAGCCGGGAACTGCCGGCGTTGGCGACCCTCAATGGCTGTCACCGCTCCCTGATCGGCCAGGATGCCGAGACCTACATTTCGACCTGCACCACCGACCTGCGGGCGTTTCACTTTTTCGGCAAAGGGGTGGGGACCTGCTACGGACCGGTGGCGGAGAACATCCATGGCGCCAACGAGCGGGTCAATATCGACAGCATTCTGCAGGTGGCCAGGGCCTATGCGCTGTTTCTCGCCCGTTGGTGCCACCTGGCGGAATGA
- a CDS encoding 3-oxoacid CoA-transferase subunit B, which yields MPYRKKIAARAAREIHSGQVINLGIGIPNMILDYLAGGVEVFVQSENGILGIGPRCPRGTEDRNLIDAGANYVTLTPGASFFDSALSFALIRGGRVTTSFLGALEVSANGDLANWIIPGKMAPGIGGGMELAQKAQRVIVTTSHTTREGEPKILAHCTLPLTARACVKTIITELAVIDVTPQGLMLREIAHESSLREVQEKTAAPLLFAAGEIPRF from the coding sequence ATGCCCTATAGAAAAAAGATAGCCGCACGCGCGGCCCGGGAGATTCATTCGGGTCAGGTGATCAATCTCGGCATCGGCATCCCGAACATGATCCTCGACTACCTTGCGGGCGGCGTCGAGGTCTTCGTGCAGTCGGAAAACGGCATCCTCGGCATCGGCCCCCGCTGCCCCAGGGGGACCGAGGACCGCAACCTGATCGATGCCGGCGCCAACTACGTCACCCTCACCCCCGGAGCCTCCTTTTTCGACAGCGCCCTCTCCTTCGCCTTGATCCGCGGGGGGCGGGTCACCACCAGCTTTCTCGGCGCTCTGGAGGTTTCGGCCAATGGCGATCTGGCCAACTGGATCATCCCGGGGAAGATGGCGCCCGGCATCGGCGGCGGAATGGAACTGGCCCAGAAGGCGCAGCGGGTGATTGTCACCACCTCTCACACCACCCGGGAAGGGGAGCCCAAGATCCTGGCCCATTGCACCCTGCCGCTGACAGCGCGGGCCTGCGTGAAAACCATCATCACCGAACTGGCGGTGATCGACGTGACCCCCCAGGGGCTGATGCTGCGGGAGATCGCCCACGAGTCGAGCCTTCGTGAAGTGCAGGAGAAGACCGCTGCGCCCCTGCTCTTCGCAGCAGGGGAGATCCCCCGGTTTTAA
- a CDS encoding CoA transferase subunit A, translating into MIDKTIAGDQALRRVLDGQTIMVGGFGAPGTPFTLIELLLRQGTKNLTLVKNDANEPGMGISKLLEAGQVQTLIASHIGLNSTAVAMMNRREIEVLLYPQGILAEKIRAGGAGLLGFLTDIGVDTILRESRQVVNLDGREAILEKALRADVTLIHAAVADRAGNLVFAKSARNFCPLMATAAATVIVEAEKVVETGTLDPDRIHLPGAFVDHILALDELTPDYGVLPHHAL; encoded by the coding sequence ATGATTGACAAAACCATCGCAGGAGATCAAGCACTCAGGCGGGTACTCGACGGCCAAACCATCATGGTCGGCGGATTCGGCGCACCCGGCACCCCCTTTACCCTCATCGAGCTGCTGCTTCGCCAGGGGACAAAAAACCTCACGCTGGTCAAAAATGACGCCAACGAGCCGGGAATGGGGATCTCCAAACTGCTCGAGGCCGGCCAGGTGCAAACCCTGATCGCCTCCCATATCGGGCTCAATTCGACGGCAGTGGCGATGATGAACCGGCGGGAAATCGAGGTCCTGCTCTACCCGCAGGGGATTCTGGCCGAGAAGATCCGGGCCGGGGGAGCCGGCCTGCTCGGCTTTCTGACCGATATCGGCGTCGATACCATTCTGCGCGAAAGTCGCCAGGTGGTGAACCTGGACGGGCGCGAAGCGATTCTGGAGAAGGCTCTGCGCGCCGACGTCACCCTGATTCACGCGGCGGTTGCCGATCGGGCCGGCAATCTGGTTTTTGCCAAGAGCGCGCGAAACTTCTGTCCCCTGATGGCCACCGCCGCCGCCACGGTTATCGTGGAAGCCGAAAAGGTGGTGGAAACCGGCACCCTCGATCCGGACCGGATCCATCTGCCGGGAGCCTTTGTCGATCATATTCTGGCCCTTGACGAACTCACCCCGGACTATGGAGTGTTGCCACACCATGCCCTATAG